In Anticarsia gemmatalis isolate Benzon Research Colony breed Stoneville strain chromosome 5, ilAntGemm2 primary, whole genome shotgun sequence, the following are encoded in one genomic region:
- the LOC142973112 gene encoding uncharacterized protein LOC142973112 isoform X1, with amino-acid sequence MCSYLCLILAACIGVVTSMKFAPYEFPTAAAAHAYDTPKYAFNYGVADHTTGDVKSQHETRDGDVVKGQYSLVEPDGSIRTVDYTADPVHGFNAVVSKTAPNFHGPPTRPAPPVTRPAPPITTPVQVKRVVEFVPVPVEVPPYYPVQGHYLTTPSQGLPPTSGQRGYPPGLGQFVSSGLQYTPKQEPRSIRTTRDSILTAPFHRNIIIYIYRTVVD; translated from the exons ATGTGTAGTTACCTGTGCTTGATTTTGGCTGCGTGCATCGGAGTTGTGACGTCAATGAAGTTTGCGCCTTATGAGTTTCCAACGGCGGCAGCGGCTCATGCTTAT GACACCCCGAAGTACGCATTCAACTATGGCGTGGCAGATCACACGACGGGTGATGTCAAATCACAGCATGAGACGAGAGACGGAGATGTCgtcaaag GCCAATACTCGCTTGTAGAACCAGACGGTTCAATCCGCACAGTGGACTACACCGCAGATCCAGTGCACGGCTTCAACGCAGTAGTCTCGAAAACCGCGCCTAACTTCCACGGCCCACCCACAAGACCTGCGCCGCCGGTGACCAGGCCTGCTCCTCCTATAACAACGCCAGTGCAAGTCAAACGAGTGGTGGAGTTTGTGCCCGTACCAGTGGAGGTTCCGCCGTACTATCCTGTACAAGGACATTATCTTACAACACCGTCTCAGGGACTGCCGCCAACGTCTGGGCAGAGAGGTTACCCACCAGGTCTTGGACAATTTg TTTCTTCTGGTTTGCAGTATACCCCAAAGCAGGAGCCCCGCAGTATCCGGACTACGAGGGATTCGATTTTGACGGCCCCTTTCCACcgcaatataataatttatatatatagaaCTGTTGTTGACTAA
- the LOC142973112 gene encoding uncharacterized protein LOC142973112 isoform X2, with product MCSYLCLILAACIGVVTSMKFAPYEFPTAAAAHAYDTPKYAFNYGVADHTTGDVKSQHETRDGDVVKGQYSLVEPDGSIRTVDYTADPVHGFNAVVSKTAPNFHGPPTRPAPPVTRPAPPITTPVQVKRVVEFVPVPVEVPPYYPVQGHYLTTPSQGLPPTSGQRGYPPGLGQFVYPKAGAPQYPDYEGFDFDGPFPPQYNNLYI from the exons ATGTGTAGTTACCTGTGCTTGATTTTGGCTGCGTGCATCGGAGTTGTGACGTCAATGAAGTTTGCGCCTTATGAGTTTCCAACGGCGGCAGCGGCTCATGCTTAT GACACCCCGAAGTACGCATTCAACTATGGCGTGGCAGATCACACGACGGGTGATGTCAAATCACAGCATGAGACGAGAGACGGAGATGTCgtcaaag GCCAATACTCGCTTGTAGAACCAGACGGTTCAATCCGCACAGTGGACTACACCGCAGATCCAGTGCACGGCTTCAACGCAGTAGTCTCGAAAACCGCGCCTAACTTCCACGGCCCACCCACAAGACCTGCGCCGCCGGTGACCAGGCCTGCTCCTCCTATAACAACGCCAGTGCAAGTCAAACGAGTGGTGGAGTTTGTGCCCGTACCAGTGGAGGTTCCGCCGTACTATCCTGTACAAGGACATTATCTTACAACACCGTCTCAGGGACTGCCGCCAACGTCTGGGCAGAGAGGTTACCCACCAGGTCTTGGACAATTTg TATACCCCAAAGCAGGAGCCCCGCAGTATCCGGACTACGAGGGATTCGATTTTGACGGCCCCTTTCCACcgcaatataataatttatatatatag
- the LOC142973118 gene encoding cuticle protein 19-like translates to MAFKLVIVALALVACTHSRVIRYAHPVRVLDLQPAATIIHAHAEPKLGYEHHHISEDEHVDYYAYPKYVFKYGVNDFHSGDIKTHHESRDGDVVKGQYTVVEPDGSIRTVDYTADKHNGFNAVVHKTAPISPHEAAHLHH, encoded by the exons ATGGCCTTTAAG TTGGTGATCGTAGCCTTAGCGCTAGTGGCGTGTACACACAGTCGCGTGATAAGATACGCTCATCCAGTGAGGGTGCTGGATCTTCAGCCGGCGGCGACGATCATCCACGCACATGCTGAGCCTAAGCTGGGCTATGAACACCACCACATTTCTGAGGATGAACACGTGGactattat gcGTATCCGAAATACGTCTTCAAGTATGGTGTGAACGACTTCCATAGTGGCGacatcaaaactcaccatgaaTCCCGCGATGGCGACGTTGTCAAAG GCCAGTACACAGTGGTCGAGCCGGACGGTTCAATCCGCACTGTAGACTACACCGCTGACAAACACAATGGGTTCAACGCGGTCGTCCACAAGACTGCACCCATCTCGCCCCACGAAGCCGCACACCTTCACCACTAA